The following is a genomic window from Geobacillus subterraneus.
ACGGCCGCTCGCTTTCCTTGTCTGTTAACGCTGTTGGATCACCAATTTATATGGGCTGACGCTTGCGTTGCCAAATGCATCTTCCACTTTAATGAAATAATTTCCTTTCGACAATTTGATGGTTAGGTATTCGTTATCGCCTTTGGTGTAATAGTCCCCTTTGGCGATCAGCTTTCCGTTAGCGTTATAGACCGTCACTACCCCGTCAAGATCGGAAGGAACGCGCAACTGTATCGTATATGTGGCTGTTTCGCGGGCGGTCAACTTGTAATAGTCGACATCCCCTTGGGATGATGACACATTCATATACCCGGTGTTATACCAAGTGCCTTGCTTCGGAGTCCGAAGCGATAGCGGCTTGGACGGCACGTTGTGACGCACGGTGGAGTGGCGGTCTTCGTCTTGCTGATCAGCCAATGCCAAGGAGAACACGTATGGCGTCACAGTTGTGTTACCGTAAAAGTCAGCCGTGACGATAAAATATCCTTTCGTTTTCTCTGCTCTCAGCGCGCCGCGCTCTTCATCATTAGACAGCCCATTGTCGATGATCCACAGGCGTCCTTCTTCTTCCGGATCCAACTTCTTGTTTTTGTTTGTATCTTCCACAATAAGGAGGATCGGATCGATCGGCATCCGTAATTCTGACGGCAAGGACGCATATTTCGATGGAATAGACGCCGGGGTGACGGCTAGTCCGTACAGCCCGTTTTTGTCCGGTCGAAAGTAATACGTGTCGATATCTTGCGCTGATGCGAAATTGCCAGTAATGGCTTTTAAGCCGATTGGCGTCGCATGATCAAAGTCATCATTGTTTTCAAATCGATCATTGACGTTTCCTGCTAGCAAGACAGACGTCATGGCATATGCTTTTACCGAAGGGCGATACATTTTTTCATTGAGCTGGATATAGTACGTTGTTCCTTTCTTTAAACCGACCGGGTAGCGGGCATTTGGTTCGAAGGTAAAAAGATCGTAACCGGCGTTGGAACCGATATAGGTGAACGTTTTTTCTTTTTCGTCATAGACGAAAAGCGTTGCCAGCGGCACATCGTGTTGCTCATCGGCTGCAAATCGGAATTCGTAAATGCCGTCTTGTTTCGGCGTAAAGGCGAGCCAGTCTTCATCCCCGCCATATTGGAAATATCCGCTCGCGGTTTGGCCGCTTTCATACGGTTTGGCTGCTTTGCGTACGGCCTCGCTCCAGTCATCATCACCATCGAACACGACAATGCCGGATGCGGCTTGTTGCCAACGTTGCTGCCATTCCTCTTTTTTCTTCATATATTCTTCGATAGTTCCAGTCTTCAAACTTTCTTCTAGTTGTTCGCCTGTCATCGGAAATCCGTCTTCATCTGCAGGCAATGTTACCGCATCAACGGTTAGCCCATAAGGCAAGTGGGATGAGAAGTTTCTTGTTAGGTCGATGCCTAGTTCATTCGTTAACGACAGCATAAACGGATCCCGGACAGGTTTATTCGTGACTTCGATGATATACTGCATGCCTGGTACGGCGTTAAAGGTCAGTTCTTCTCCTTCACCATACCCGTTCATGTTGGCAGAATCGATCGGCCATGGACTCATGGCAGGTTTTGCTTCTGGCGTTGAGATGGCTCCGTCGGACGGATTTGGCATCTCTTCGCCATTTTCCGGAGAAGGCATTTGCGGCTCAACAATGTACAAGTTTAAAGCAGAGTCGATGCCGGCTACTCCTGTCAATGAGATACGGACGGTTTGTTCGGACGATGGGACTGAATCAGGAAGCGAGAAAGAAAAGTAATCGCTATCCCCTGGTAATGACGTCGCATTTCCCCCTTGATCATTTCCATCAGACTGCTCATCTCCGGAGTCTGTCTCCTCTGCTGTTGGTTGGTCCGAGGAGTTGCCTAGTTGCTCGTTTGTAAAGAAGAGCGGGCCGTGTTCTTGAAGAGAACGGTATGGCAACGAACGGATCACAAACGGCTGCTCGGCGGTGTTGCCATCATCAAGTGCAGATGTCTCCCGGCTGACAAACAGCGTGTATTTGGATGCTCCGTTCTCATG
Proteins encoded in this region:
- a CDS encoding S8 family serine peptidase; protein product: MKKRHRSRTLLSLGMAFSLALLGSGSPTMASAAMTKHSADASLLLDRLGLSERSDKLKTAAQKKGQPSSAFSNDELVIKYRHPLSAQEHQQAGGKLVKRIASLRYDVVKLTGKTNVKEAMRRYAENRHVVSVSRSARFVPFSAPVNDPKKVNAYYLTTLQVERALSLAGPHPVKVAVVDTGIDANHPELKGKIIANYNVMNPLQKGAVDVHGTHVAGIITGEKDNGIGAHGVFPRAQIISIDVFNRSFFSSDYIVAEGILEAIRQKAQVINLSLGSSVPSPIVEEAVQKALAANITVVAAAGNSGTSMYEYPAAYEGVIGVGAVNVDRKLTDFSTYGPSVDVVAPGENIYSSVYDVDKQSTFAELSGTSMATPMVTATVAMLLSKNPKLTPYDIHYILNETASDLGRKGYDLQYGHGLVNPVAALWFNPKNVPPLPSIAEQEILKKAKRLDMTRATTQTGTITKLGETHWYALPVQKGEYVQVRVNGTADYDYKFDILFFQNGQSSASTRLSVNDTVQGKEEGYLFTAPEDGTVAIGVKDALGNYHENGASKYTLFVSRETSALDDGNTAEQPFVIRSLPYRSLQEHGPLFFTNEQLGNSSDQPTAEETDSGDEQSDGNDQGGNATSLPGDSDYFSFSLPDSVPSSEQTVRISLTGVAGIDSALNLYIVEPQMPSPENGEEMPNPSDGAISTPEAKPAMSPWPIDSANMNGYGEGEELTFNAVPGMQYIIEVTNKPVRDPFMLSLTNELGIDLTRNFSSHLPYGLTVDAVTLPADEDGFPMTGEQLEESLKTGTIEEYMKKKEEWQQRWQQAASGIVVFDGDDDWSEAVRKAAKPYESGQTASGYFQYGGDEDWLAFTPKQDGIYEFRFAADEQHDVPLATLFVYDEKEKTFTYIGSNAGYDLFTFEPNARYPVGLKKGTTYYIQLNEKMYRPSVKAYAMTSVLLAGNVNDRFENNDDFDHATPIGLKAITGNFASAQDIDTYYFRPDKNGLYGLAVTPASIPSKYASLPSELRMPIDPILLIVEDTNKNKKLDPEEEGRLWIIDNGLSNDEERGALRAEKTKGYFIVTADFYGNTTVTPYVFSLALADQQDEDRHSTVRHNVPSKPLSLRTPKQGTWYNTGYMNVSSSQGDVDYYKLTARETATYTIQLRVPSDLDGVVTVYNANGKLIAKGDYYTKGDNEYLTIKLSKGNYFIKVEDAFGNASVSPYKLVIQQR